From a region of the Lactuca sativa cultivar Salinas chromosome 4, Lsat_Salinas_v11, whole genome shotgun sequence genome:
- the LOC128133681 gene encoding uncharacterized mitochondrial protein AtMg00810-like, producing the protein MNREINFFLGLQVKQVPQGIFIHQEKYTIELLKKYAMDNGSSAKVPMAFGYKISADPSGKFEDHKTYRGIISSLMYLTASRPKIAFATGVCARYQADPKASHLTAVKQILWYLKGSKSLGLWYPAGNDFSLQAFIDADHAGCKLDRKSTSGGCQFLGECLVSWSSRKQSCVSLSTAEADSSMQSFLCSSAMTFLNLNDVSIRDHHDDFLTVSSTLKSLCVI; encoded by the exons atgaatagagagattaacttctttttaGGTCTTCAAGTGAAACAAGTACCGCAAggcatattcattcatcaagagaaatacaccattGAACTATTAAAGAAATATGCAATGGACAACGGTTCATCTgctaaggtccccatggccttcggttataagatctctgctgatccctcagGCAAATTTgaggatcacaagacttatagaggcatTATAAGCtctttgatgtacctcaccgcaagcagaccaAAAATTGCTTTTGCAACTGGTGtttgtgcaaggtatcaggctgacccaaaagcATCTCATCTAACCGCAGTCAAACAGATTCTATGGTAcctgaaaggaagcaaatctcttggtctatggtaccccgcaggcaatgaCTTCAGCCTACAAGCCTTCATagatgcggatcatgccggatgcaagcTCGATCGAAAAAGCacttcaggtggatgtcaatttcttggtGAATGTCTCGTCAGCTGGTCTTCAAGGAAACAAAGTTGTGTCTCTCTATCAACTGCAGAAGCCGA TTCCTCAATGCAGTCTTTCCTTTGTTCATCCGCGATGACGTTTCTCAACCTCAATGACGTTTCCATCCGCGACCATCATGATGATTTCCTAACTGTTTCATCAACTCTCAAATCTTTGTGTGTTATTTAA